A single genomic interval of Hydrogenispora ethanolica harbors:
- a CDS encoding bifunctional helix-turn-helix transcriptional regulator/GNAT family N-acetyltransferase: protein MDSIGQPLIRAVRRFNRFYTNILGLLDQHLPDSEFSLPEARVLYEIGHTENCTAKNLSEELRIDPGYLSRMVKHFEKRGLTYRVQSAKDGRQYYLYLTEQGQDILAKLGRLSDGQIDRMLNRLPDHDRKRLVEGMQTIEDLLSTGPELPRDRVIIRSELKPGDIGALIHLHGWIYAEECGYNHVFEGYVCKTFYHFLENYHPERDRVWFAEADGTMIGAIAIVGHSAEKAQLRWFILHPQYRGIGLGGKLLQEALQYCREKGFRTVFLETTADQQTAIRMYRKAGFQKVAEHPNHSWGKELVEQTFELVLP, encoded by the coding sequence ATGGACTCCATCGGCCAACCGTTGATCCGGGCCGTCCGCCGGTTTAACCGGTTCTATACCAATATTCTCGGTCTTTTGGATCAGCATTTGCCGGACAGCGAATTTTCGCTGCCCGAAGCCCGTGTCTTATATGAAATTGGGCATACCGAGAACTGCACCGCCAAAAACTTAAGCGAGGAACTCCGGATTGACCCCGGCTATTTGAGCAGGATGGTCAAACACTTTGAAAAGCGGGGCCTTACATACAGGGTCCAGTCGGCCAAGGACGGCCGGCAATATTATCTCTACCTGACGGAACAAGGCCAGGATATCCTGGCCAAACTGGGCCGGCTGTCCGACGGGCAGATCGACCGGATGCTCAACCGCTTGCCTGACCACGACCGGAAAAGACTGGTTGAGGGGATGCAAACCATCGAAGACTTGCTATCAACGGGACCGGAACTTCCCAGGGACCGGGTGATCATCCGCAGTGAACTGAAACCGGGAGACATCGGTGCTCTGATTCACCTCCATGGCTGGATTTACGCTGAGGAATGCGGATACAACCATGTGTTTGAGGGCTATGTCTGCAAGACTTTCTATCATTTTCTGGAGAACTATCATCCGGAGCGGGACCGGGTGTGGTTTGCCGAAGCCGATGGAACCATGATCGGGGCTATCGCCATCGTCGGGCATTCGGCGGAGAAGGCCCAGTTGCGATGGTTTATCCTACATCCGCAATACCGGGGCATCGGCCTGGGCGGCAAGCTGCTGCAGGAAGCCCTCCAATATTGCAGGGAGAAGGGGTTTCGGACCGTATTCCTGGAGACCACCGCGGATCAACAGACCGCGATCCGCATGTACCGGAAAGCGGGATTCCAAAAAGTGGCCGAGCATCCCAACCATAGCTGGGGAAAAGAACTGGTCGAGCAGACCTTCGAGTTGGTTTTGCCCTGA